A window of Paenibacillus phoenicis genomic DNA:
ATCGCCAGCAATTCCGCATGGCTGAGCGCCCCCGCTCCGTATTTGATCATTCGTTCCCTTGGCCGCTCCTCAGAAGGAAGATCACGCAGCATATAGGGAGTTTGTGCTTGTTCCATCGCTATCCCCCGCTTCCGAATGGGTTCGGGTCGCTCCCGGTTATTCCGGTTACGCCCGTCCTAAGTTCGGAAGGATATGCTTTATCACTTCCCGATGACCTGCCATCACGGCAAGCTCAGCCTCCTGCTTACAGCACCTGAATGTCGAAATCCTTCAGCATGTCCACGAGCAGCGAGACCGGCAAGCCGACCACATTAAAATAACATCCTTCAATTCCAGTAACGATCGTAGCGCCAAGTCCTTGAATCGCATAGGCCCCAGCCTTGTCCAATCCTTCCCCGCTGCGGGCGTAGGCTTGAATTTCCGCTTCGGTCAATGCCTTCATCCTTACAGTCGTCGCCCGGTAATCAACGTGACGTCGCCCCGTTAAGGCGTCCATGCAGGCTACGCCAGTATACACCACATGCTCTCGTCCCTGCAGGCTTCGCAGCATATCCGCTGCCTCTTGGGTGTCCTTCGGTTTACCCAAAACTTCGCCGTCTCGGACCACGATCGTATCGCTCCCGACGATCACCGCATTGCGGTCTGCCGAAGGATCAAGCCCCCGGTAAACGGCTTCCGCTTT
This region includes:
- a CDS encoding Maf family protein yields the protein MDTANLRRIILASTSPRRRELVASLAIPFEVVPSHTEESFEASLSPEQIVMELAGRKAEAVYRGLDPSADRNAVIVGSDTIVVRDGEVLGKPKDTQEAADMLRSLQGREHVVYTGVACMDALTGRRHVDYRATTVRMKALTEAEIQAYARSGEGLDKAGAYAIQGLGATIVTGIEGCYFNVVGLPVSLLVDMLKDFDIQVL